In one Lysobacter alkalisoli genomic region, the following are encoded:
- a CDS encoding TonB-dependent receptor: MQLQRSAKKTPVTVLAGAIAVALQMMPQAALAQDPADTDATSASPRTQAATDLDTVTVTGFRGSLAEALNMKRDAVGAVDAIVAEDIADFPDQNIAESLQRIPGITITRDSGEGRSISVRGLSGDFTRVRINGMEAIAATGGEGGPNRGRDFDYNVFASELFNSVVVHKTASASLDEGSLGAVVDLNTGAPFSHKVGHTFLVSGQAQYNDVTEDTTPRLAALYAFRSPSDIWAVAFSAAYSDGSTKELGQNTVRWQQAAFNSVRGVDCATSPGDAGCTEVANGFHARIPRYGEIEVERERLGLTGALELRPAEGTRLNLDLLYSKLDASRSEKWLEVLFRGNEGGMDVTDYVLNPATNTLDMMAVDNAWVRSENFKKAWTTEFKQWTLSAEQVFTDTITGHALIGSSSSELNFPYEITFMYDDRNYNGFVYDYSNDKFPLIAYNGADVTDPATFQMSEFRDRPSNTRHEFDTVIADVEWAFHPDYALKAGVNYRKFSFTTWGGIRDSGVCAAGLHDCSAEGVYGIPATGDLSDIYHFNGKAGAGSTTRWVIPNLRAWSDFIGLPGLPARLDTGNVRSVSEKDSGVFVQLDGYTDIAGHDLRWNAGVRYVETEQSSSALVSVGGEFNPVTINRPKYKDTLPAINAAFSITPDLIWRAAAAKVMTRPGLGSLSPGGSVDSFNYRVTYQNPFLDPTRAKTFDTSLEWYFAPESIISLAIFYKDIDSRPLPTEREGTYASTGLPLDLLVPTSPAAENPEGRPWTIRSIENGPGGKLKGYEIGFQMPFSVMTESVPVIRNMGMIGNYTNVDSEVDYPIGTERLFGLSRHSYNFTLYYDTERFRARASAAYRDGYLSGTSGTGNRFEGYGSTFNVDASATYKVDDNWEVTFEALNLTDDYQDRWTDIDTLRRYEYDHTGRTYKLGFRYKF; the protein is encoded by the coding sequence ATGCAATTGCAACGTTCGGCAAAAAAGACACCGGTTACCGTTCTCGCCGGCGCCATCGCCGTGGCGCTCCAGATGATGCCGCAGGCCGCGCTGGCCCAGGACCCTGCTGACACGGACGCCACTTCCGCCAGTCCCCGGACACAGGCCGCCACCGACCTGGACACCGTCACGGTGACCGGCTTCCGCGGCAGCCTCGCCGAAGCACTGAACATGAAGCGCGACGCGGTCGGCGCGGTCGATGCGATCGTCGCCGAGGACATCGCCGACTTCCCGGACCAGAACATCGCCGAATCGCTGCAGCGTATCCCCGGCATCACCATCACCCGCGATTCGGGCGAGGGCCGCTCGATTTCAGTGCGCGGCCTGTCGGGCGACTTCACCCGCGTGCGCATCAACGGCATGGAGGCGATCGCCGCCACCGGCGGCGAAGGTGGCCCGAACCGCGGCCGCGACTTCGACTACAACGTGTTCGCCTCCGAGCTGTTCAATTCGGTGGTCGTGCACAAGACCGCTTCGGCCAGCCTCGACGAGGGCTCGCTGGGCGCGGTGGTCGACCTCAACACCGGCGCACCGTTCAGCCACAAGGTCGGCCACACCTTCCTGGTCTCCGGCCAGGCCCAGTACAACGACGTGACCGAAGACACCACGCCGCGCCTGGCGGCGCTGTACGCGTTCCGCTCGCCGTCGGACATCTGGGCGGTGGCATTCTCGGCCGCCTATTCCGACGGCAGCACCAAGGAGCTTGGCCAGAACACCGTGCGCTGGCAGCAGGCCGCGTTCAACTCGGTGCGTGGGGTGGACTGCGCGACCAGTCCCGGGGATGCCGGTTGCACCGAGGTCGCCAACGGCTTCCACGCGCGCATCCCCCGCTACGGTGAGATCGAGGTCGAGCGCGAACGCCTTGGCCTGACCGGTGCGCTGGAGCTGCGCCCGGCCGAGGGCACCCGCCTCAACCTCGACCTGCTGTATTCCAAGCTCGATGCCTCGCGCAGCGAGAAGTGGCTGGAAGTGCTGTTCCGCGGCAACGAAGGCGGCATGGACGTGACCGATTACGTCCTCAACCCGGCCACCAATACCCTCGACATGATGGCGGTCGACAACGCCTGGGTCCGCAGCGAGAACTTCAAGAAGGCCTGGACCACCGAGTTCAAGCAGTGGACGCTGAGCGCCGAACAGGTGTTCACCGACACCATCACCGGTCATGCCCTGATCGGCAGTTCCAGCTCCGAGCTGAACTTCCCGTACGAAATCACCTTCATGTACGACGACCGCAACTACAACGGCTTCGTCTATGACTACAGCAACGACAAGTTCCCGCTGATCGCCTACAACGGCGCCGACGTCACCGATCCGGCGACCTTCCAGATGTCGGAATTCCGCGACCGCCCGAGCAATACCCGGCACGAATTCGACACCGTCATAGCCGACGTGGAGTGGGCGTTCCATCCCGACTACGCGTTGAAGGCCGGCGTCAACTACCGCAAGTTCAGCTTCACCACCTGGGGCGGAATCCGTGATTCTGGCGTGTGTGCGGCAGGTCTGCACGATTGTTCCGCGGAAGGCGTCTACGGCATTCCGGCCACCGGCGACCTGTCGGACATCTACCATTTCAACGGCAAGGCCGGCGCCGGCTCGACCACCCGCTGGGTGATACCCAACCTGCGCGCCTGGAGCGACTTCATCGGCCTGCCGGGCCTGCCGGCGCGCCTTGACACAGGCAACGTCCGCAGCGTCAGCGAAAAGGACTCCGGCGTATTCGTGCAGTTGGACGGCTATACCGACATCGCAGGACATGACCTGCGCTGGAACGCCGGCGTGCGCTATGTGGAAACCGAACAGAGCTCGAGCGCTCTCGTCAGCGTGGGAGGAGAATTCAATCCTGTCACCATCAACCGGCCCAAGTACAAGGACACCCTGCCGGCGATCAACGCGGCGTTCTCGATCACGCCCGACCTGATCTGGCGCGCGGCAGCGGCCAAGGTGATGACCCGTCCTGGTTTGGGCAGCCTGTCGCCGGGCGGCAGCGTGGACAGCTTCAACTACCGCGTGACCTACCAGAACCCGTTCCTCGACCCGACCCGCGCCAAGACCTTCGATACCTCGCTGGAGTGGTACTTCGCCCCCGAATCGATCATCTCGCTGGCGATCTTCTACAAGGACATCGATTCGCGCCCGCTCCCGACCGAGCGCGAAGGTACCTACGCCTCCACCGGCCTGCCGCTGGACCTGCTGGTGCCGACCTCGCCGGCCGCCGAGAATCCGGAAGGCCGGCCATGGACGATCCGCTCGATCGAGAACGGCCCGGGCGGCAAGCTCAAAGGCTACGAGATCGGCTTCCAGATGCCATTCTCTGTCATGACCGAGAGCGTGCCGGTGATCCGAAACATGGGCATGATTGGCAACTACACAAATGTCGATTCCGAGGTGGACTATCCCATCGGCACCGAGCGCCTGTTCGGCCTGTCACGACATTCCTACAACTTCACCCTGTACTACGACACTGAGCGTTTCCGCGCCCGCGCCTCGGCCGCCTACCGCGACGGCTACCTGAGCGGTACCAGCGGCACCGGCAACCGTTTCGAGGGCTACGGCAGCACCTTCAATGTCGACGCCTCGGCGACCTACAAGGTCGACGACAACTGGGAGGTGACCTTCGAGGCGCTGAACCTTACCGACGACTACCAGGACCGCTGGACCGACATCGATACCCTGCGCCGCTACGAGTACGACCACACCGGGCGGACCTACAAGCTCGGTTTCCGCTACAAGTTCTGA
- a CDS encoding endonuclease/exonuclease/phosphatase family protein: MSKPPPPRHRLRLLSANIQAGSSTRRYSDYATRSWSHVLPAGNKRGALDTIARLAGEHDIVGLNESDPGSLRSGFTNQTHYLAQRGGFDYWSHQPNRRVGAVASSANGLLSKLEPIEVSDHTLPGRITGRGVLLARFGDGDEGLTVAVAHLSLGRQSRASQLAFIAELLHDHPHAVLMGDFNCPVDSPEMQRLFRETRLQLPACVVPTFPSWRPQRAIDHILASDGLVCAEAIALPAALSDHLALSMELHIPDEALRRG, from the coding sequence ATGTCCAAGCCGCCCCCCCCACGGCATCGCCTCCGACTGCTGAGCGCGAACATCCAGGCCGGCTCCAGCACGCGTCGTTACAGCGACTACGCGACCCGCAGCTGGTCGCACGTGCTGCCGGCCGGCAACAAGCGCGGTGCGCTCGACACCATCGCGCGGCTGGCCGGCGAGCACGATATCGTCGGCCTCAACGAGAGCGACCCCGGCAGCCTGCGCTCGGGATTCACCAACCAGACCCACTACCTGGCCCAGCGCGGTGGCTTCGACTACTGGAGCCACCAGCCCAACCGCCGTGTCGGCGCGGTCGCTTCCAGCGCCAACGGCCTGCTCAGCAAGCTCGAACCGATCGAGGTCAGCGACCACACCCTGCCCGGCCGCATCACCGGGCGGGGCGTGCTGCTGGCGCGTTTCGGCGACGGCGACGAGGGCCTCACGGTCGCCGTCGCGCACCTGTCGCTGGGCCGTCAGTCGCGGGCCTCGCAGCTGGCCTTCATCGCCGAGCTGCTGCACGACCACCCGCACGCAGTGCTGATGGGCGACTTCAACTGCCCGGTCGACAGCCCCGAGATGCAGCGCCTGTTCCGCGAAACCCGCCTGCAGCTGCCGGCCTGCGTGGTCCCCACATTCCCGAGCTGGCGCCCGCAGCGCGCGATTGACCACATCCTCGCCAGCGACGGGCTGGTCTGCGCCGAGGCGATCGCGTTGCCGGCGGCGCTGTCCGACCACCTGGCGCTGTCGATGGAGCTGCACATCCCCGACGAGGCATTGCGCCGAGGCTGA
- a CDS encoding sugar kinase: MSQSTIICYGELLLRLSAPGRGLLLQTPSLDVHVGGAEANVAVSLARFGHRVGAVGTVADNALGESAIGELRRHGVDTRFMRSRPGRMGLYFIQAGALQRPSRVLYDRADSAFTRHTDYDWKTCLEGAGWLHLSGVTPALGLACADSAIAAAEAARAAGAEVSFDGNFRSLLWRAWDADPPAILRRLMGTASVLFADHRDMAVVLGAECDADSIEDKVVQAATQAFKAFPHVRYMACTQRRQVDVDYHVLSAMLVERDGSVHTTPSCTLAHVVDRIGGGDAFAAGVLHGLVTGMAAGDALRFGFGAACLKHSVPGDFNLVGVEDVEAFLSEDGFHVRR, translated from the coding sequence ATGTCGCAAAGCACAATAATCTGTTACGGGGAGCTTCTGCTCCGGCTCAGTGCGCCCGGCCGCGGCCTGCTGCTGCAGACACCGTCGCTGGACGTGCATGTCGGCGGAGCCGAGGCCAACGTGGCGGTTTCGCTGGCCCGCTTCGGTCATCGGGTGGGGGCGGTCGGCACCGTGGCGGACAACGCACTGGGCGAAAGCGCGATCGGCGAATTGCGTCGCCATGGCGTCGATACCCGCTTCATGCGCAGCCGGCCGGGGCGGATGGGCCTGTACTTCATCCAGGCCGGCGCCCTGCAACGGCCGAGCCGGGTGCTGTACGACCGCGCCGATTCCGCTTTCACCCGCCACACCGACTATGACTGGAAGACCTGCCTGGAGGGTGCCGGCTGGCTGCACCTGTCCGGCGTGACCCCGGCGCTGGGTCTGGCCTGCGCCGACTCGGCGATCGCGGCGGCCGAAGCCGCGCGCGCAGCCGGGGCGGAGGTCAGCTTCGATGGCAACTTCCGCAGCCTGCTGTGGCGGGCCTGGGACGCCGATCCGCCGGCGATCCTGCGCCGGCTGATGGGTACGGCGAGCGTGTTGTTCGCCGACCATCGCGACATGGCCGTGGTGCTTGGCGCCGAGTGCGATGCCGACAGCATCGAGGACAAGGTGGTGCAGGCGGCGACGCAGGCGTTCAAGGCGTTTCCGCACGTGCGCTACATGGCCTGCACCCAGCGCAGGCAGGTTGATGTCGATTACCACGTGCTGTCGGCGATGCTGGTCGAGCGCGATGGCAGCGTGCACACCACACCGTCCTGCACACTGGCCCATGTCGTCGATCGCATCGGCGGTGGCGACGCGTTCGCGGCCGGTGTGCTGCATGGGCTGGTGACCGGCATGGCCGCGGGCGACGCGTTGCGCTTCGGTTTCGGCGCGGCCTGCCTCAAGCATTCCGTGCCGGGCGATTTCAACCTGGTCGGAGTGGAGGATGTGGAGGCTTTCCTGTCGGAAGACGGTTTCCACGTCCGTCGCTGA
- the pelA gene encoding pectate lyase, translated as MLASMRPSAVGLRFLPGAVLLSGVLLTDALLAGALMMGKPLSDPLPTDIPPSSQLAASPPVRALDDPVAENMLLMQTASGGWPKHHRGRNVDYERRYDASEVAELRDPARHDDATLDNDATTTEIRYLIGVWHRTGQTRYLDAAGRGVEYLLAAQYANGGWPQFHPDRSGYRRHITFNDDAMVQAIALLQDVAEGRGDFAVLQGRYGVRALEAVQRGIDCILATQVVLDGVPTIWAQQYHADTLQPAHARAYELPSLSTSESVGILRLLMRQPDPSPRIRQAIVTATQWLQAHRLPDLALRRIDDPAQETGRDVIVVKQPGASLWARYYDLETQQPLFADRDGLPRTTLAEVSNERRTGYAWYGTWPEPLLRKALPRWQAANPEGSGMEGLQK; from the coding sequence ATGCTGGCCTCGATGCGCCCGTCGGCAGTCGGCCTCCGGTTTCTCCCCGGGGCCGTCCTGCTGTCGGGTGTGTTGCTGACGGACGCGCTGCTGGCAGGCGCGCTGATGATGGGCAAACCGCTGTCGGATCCGTTGCCGACGGACATACCACCGTCGTCCCAGCTGGCTGCCAGCCCACCGGTGAGGGCCCTCGACGACCCGGTCGCGGAGAACATGCTGCTGATGCAGACCGCTTCCGGTGGCTGGCCCAAGCACCATCGCGGCCGCAACGTCGATTACGAGCGCCGGTACGATGCCAGCGAGGTCGCTGAGCTACGCGATCCCGCCCGGCATGACGACGCCACGCTCGACAACGACGCCACCACTACCGAGATCCGCTATCTCATCGGCGTCTGGCACCGCACCGGCCAGACGCGCTACCTCGATGCCGCCGGTCGCGGCGTCGAATACCTGCTGGCGGCGCAGTATGCCAATGGTGGCTGGCCGCAATTCCATCCTGATCGTTCCGGCTACCGTCGCCACATCACCTTCAATGACGATGCGATGGTGCAGGCGATCGCGTTGCTGCAGGACGTGGCCGAAGGCCGGGGTGACTTTGCGGTGCTGCAGGGCCGATATGGCGTGCGTGCGCTGGAAGCGGTCCAGCGCGGTATCGACTGCATCCTCGCAACCCAGGTCGTGCTCGACGGCGTGCCAACGATCTGGGCCCAGCAGTACCACGCGGACACCCTGCAGCCGGCTCACGCCCGTGCCTACGAACTGCCCTCGTTGAGCACCTCGGAGTCGGTCGGCATATTGCGCCTGCTGATGCGCCAGCCCGATCCCTCGCCGCGCATCCGGCAGGCGATCGTAACGGCGACGCAGTGGCTGCAGGCACACCGCCTGCCCGACCTGGCGCTGCGCCGCATCGATGATCCCGCGCAGGAGACCGGTCGCGACGTGATCGTCGTGAAGCAACCCGGCGCCTCGCTGTGGGCGCGCTATTACGACCTGGAGACACAGCAGCCGCTGTTCGCCGATCGCGACGGCCTGCCACGCACGACGTTGGCCGAGGTATCCAACGAGCGCCGCACCGGTTACGCCTGGTATGGCACCTGGCCGGAACCGCTGCTGCGCAAGGCATTGCCGCGCTGGCAGGCGGCCAACCCCGAGGGGAGCGGGATGGAAGGCCTCCAGAAGTGA
- a CDS encoding thioredoxin domain-containing protein: MTACQTAARLLPMLLLVSMLGACSSETPTPPAAQPEPTAMPAEEATPGEATESDAPAATGEATDGEAANDEAAAPAEPAEAATANTNPVLPPQGPAPVRGTDYVEIANGQPFAPVMGKIEVVEVFGYTCPACAQFEPSFKAWKARQPADVNVLPLAAPFGGYWEPYARAFYSAETLGVLEQSHDAVFRAIHVERKLPPPPTVAKPEQLGAFYAAYGVDAKKFASTMNSFAVDARIKRAGQFLARSGVDSTPSLVVNGKYRITGGRTHDDQLRIADHLVAMERTATRSPAE, translated from the coding sequence ATGACCGCATGCCAGACTGCTGCCCGCCTGCTCCCGATGCTGCTGCTCGTGTCCATGCTGGGCGCCTGCTCCTCCGAGACGCCGACGCCACCGGCCGCACAGCCCGAGCCCACCGCCATGCCGGCTGAAGAGGCCACACCCGGCGAAGCCACGGAAAGCGACGCACCGGCCGCAACCGGCGAAGCCACCGATGGCGAAGCCGCGAACGACGAAGCCGCGGCGCCGGCCGAACCTGCCGAAGCCGCCACCGCCAACACCAATCCGGTGCTGCCACCGCAGGGCCCGGCGCCGGTGCGGGGCACCGACTATGTCGAGATCGCCAACGGCCAGCCATTCGCCCCGGTCATGGGCAAGATCGAGGTGGTCGAGGTATTCGGCTATACCTGCCCGGCCTGCGCCCAGTTCGAACCGAGCTTCAAGGCCTGGAAGGCCCGCCAGCCAGCCGATGTCAACGTGCTGCCGCTGGCCGCGCCGTTCGGCGGCTACTGGGAACCGTACGCACGCGCCTTCTACTCCGCCGAAACGCTGGGCGTGCTCGAACAGAGCCACGACGCGGTGTTCCGCGCAATCCACGTCGAGCGCAAGCTGCCGCCGCCGCCGACCGTGGCCAAGCCCGAACAGCTCGGCGCGTTCTACGCCGCCTATGGTGTCGATGCGAAGAAGTTCGCCAGCACCATGAACAGCTTCGCCGTCGACGCCAGGATCAAGCGCGCCGGCCAGTTCCTGGCCCGCAGCGGCGTCGATTCGACCCCCTCCCTCGTGGTCAACGGCAAGTACCGCATCACTGGCGGCCGCACTCATGACGACCAGCTGCGCATCGCCGACCACCTGGTTGCGATGGAGCGCACCGCAACCCGGTCGCCCGCGGAGTAG
- a CDS encoding GNAT family N-acetyltransferase — MTIEYRDDADIGVDEAIELYRRSTLGERRPLDRPDIFEAMLANANLTVSAWDGPRLVGISRTLTDFGYVAYLADLAVDASCQRQGIGKRLIEETRRRLRPECMIVLLAAPKANDYYPALGFEHNPRAWVLRGD, encoded by the coding sequence ATGACCATCGAGTACCGCGATGACGCCGACATCGGCGTCGACGAAGCCATCGAGCTCTATCGGCGCTCCACCCTCGGCGAACGCCGGCCGCTCGACCGGCCCGACATCTTCGAAGCCATGCTGGCCAATGCCAACCTCACCGTAAGCGCCTGGGACGGCCCGCGGCTGGTCGGCATATCGCGCACGCTGACCGACTTCGGCTACGTCGCCTACCTCGCTGACCTCGCGGTGGACGCCTCATGCCAGCGGCAAGGCATCGGCAAACGGCTGATCGAGGAGACCCGGCGTCGGCTGCGACCCGAATGCATGATCGTGCTGCTGGCCGCGCCGAAGGCGAACGACTACTACCCTGCGCTGGGCTTCGAACACAATCCGCGCGCCTGGGTGCTGCGCGGCGATTGA
- a CDS encoding thiol:disulfide interchange protein DsbA/DsbL produces MTSPLRTSPRARLFALSGLLAALTAVTILLLPGQASVQTTAPVAGKDYIEIPDGKRLGPDDGKIEVVEVFAYACHHCASFAPTLEAWKQKQGRDVRVTYLPLPYGAQDPLAAAYFAAEKMDVLSRTHDATFRAIHDERLLPRNPSADEIATFYADKGVDAARLKALMTSQDILDRLSPARDFAIRSGVEGTPTLIVNGRYRIAGRTFDDQLRTADHLIARERAATR; encoded by the coding sequence ATGACCTCACCGCTCCGCACCTCTCCTCGCGCCCGCCTGTTCGCCCTGTCCGGCCTGCTCGCGGCACTCACCGCCGTCACGATCCTGCTGCTGCCCGGCCAGGCCAGCGTCCAGACCACCGCGCCGGTCGCGGGCAAGGACTACATCGAGATCCCGGACGGCAAGCGGCTGGGGCCGGACGACGGCAAGATCGAAGTGGTCGAGGTGTTCGCCTACGCCTGCCACCACTGCGCCAGCTTCGCCCCGACACTGGAAGCCTGGAAACAGAAGCAGGGCCGCGACGTGCGGGTGACCTACCTGCCCTTGCCGTATGGCGCCCAGGACCCGCTGGCGGCGGCTTACTTCGCGGCCGAAAAGATGGACGTGCTGTCGCGCACCCATGACGCGACCTTCCGGGCAATCCACGACGAGCGCCTGCTGCCGCGCAACCCGAGCGCCGACGAGATCGCGACCTTCTACGCCGATAAGGGCGTGGACGCCGCGCGCCTGAAGGCGCTGATGACCTCGCAGGACATCCTGGACAGGCTGTCGCCGGCGCGCGACTTCGCGATCCGCAGCGGCGTCGAAGGCACCCCGACCCTGATCGTCAACGGTCGCTACCGCATCGCCGGCCGCACCTTCGATGACCAGCTGCGCACCGCCGACCACCTGATCGCGCGTGAACGCGCCGCCACACGCTGA
- a CDS encoding TonB-dependent receptor, translating into MALSTPAFAQQPELAQAATGQAGNVSAENVQPTELDKVTVTGYRESLQKALDEKRYTVEQIDAIFAEDIGKFPDQNLAESMQRIAGVSIDREGGEGQRISIRGLGSDFTRVRLNGLEALATAGTGSGGVNRSRGFDFNTFASELFSQIKVNKSQSAQMDEGSLGSTVDLRTARPFDYDGFKAAASAQMGYNDLSTEYDPRLSAMLSNRWMDGRLGGLLSVAYNRRHIQEEGYNPVRWEHGNHRNANQSNANNNGTYGFCSPVGYDPQTPRNPTESELGNPSSSNGWGTWGIDAENCGAGLPRPENTPENIAAYETATNAWHPRYPRYVRTAHEIERLGVTGSLQFRVSDDTLLTFDGMYSKLDKNQREDSLGANLHRSANLGGKTQIIVREAEVDGQNRLVYGRFDNVDFRTESTEIVESTEFQQYTLDLDHWLSENVRINAQVGHSQSKYERPSFTLVSFDNSNLDGFEIDLRGGGVPDMVFPFDLNDPAAWSWLGYGNAPVNENGTARGGNISEVRLNPQYVDNTFDTFKFDLQWTLTPTFSLRSGLAFKDYDMTSEEYRHISYGRLAQALPGGLSVADLSTTLSGFGSGLGANVPSSWLAPDFNKIAELLDIHCNCDNGLQGGDYRLAGVGHFGASNNNFEVNEKTTGIYLQLDFNTDLLGRALRGNLGVRYVDTDITASGWAPCTASNADDRSQDCVAFFGVANATSAPGDRYLVRSIVKHGYDDVLPSLNVAWDVADNVVLRFGAAKTMARPTLTYLSPSVSGGPSAYFDDGRTYSINLGNPKLDPFRSTNYDLSAEWYFQEGALLSAAVFYKDIESYIQRTRLISTWEDMGYSLDLLPEGFTADTQFNVQSYYNTPGGPLKGYELTYQQPFTFLPGFWSKFGVQANYTHVESKIQYMFSSAANSNTTIVTTLTENDLVNLSPSSWNATVYYDDGKFSARVSGSYRDGYISDVLSRENVWDLDGNPLTTADVTGKYSVKNVDFNMSYKVNDSLSLTFEAINLLDTEDRRYVDSDLSMPDKWAHTGRQYYVGARYRF; encoded by the coding sequence ATGGCGCTGTCCACCCCGGCGTTCGCACAACAGCCCGAGCTCGCGCAGGCAGCAACCGGGCAGGCCGGGAACGTGTCGGCCGAGAACGTGCAGCCGACCGAGCTCGACAAGGTCACCGTCACCGGCTATCGCGAAAGCCTGCAAAAAGCGCTGGACGAGAAGCGCTACACCGTCGAACAGATCGACGCGATCTTCGCCGAGGACATCGGCAAGTTCCCCGACCAGAACCTGGCCGAGTCGATGCAGCGCATCGCCGGTGTGTCGATCGACCGCGAGGGCGGCGAGGGCCAGCGCATCTCGATCCGCGGCCTGGGTTCGGATTTCACCCGTGTGCGCCTGAACGGCCTTGAGGCGCTGGCCACCGCCGGCACCGGCTCCGGAGGCGTCAACCGCAGCCGCGGGTTCGACTTCAATACCTTTGCCTCCGAGCTTTTCAGCCAGATCAAGGTCAACAAGAGCCAGTCCGCACAGATGGACGAGGGGTCGCTGGGTTCCACGGTCGACCTGCGCACCGCGCGCCCGTTCGACTACGACGGTTTCAAGGCCGCCGCCAGTGCGCAGATGGGCTACAACGACCTGTCCACGGAGTACGACCCGCGCCTGTCGGCCATGCTCAGCAATCGCTGGATGGACGGCCGCCTCGGCGGCCTGCTGTCGGTCGCCTACAACCGCCGCCACATCCAGGAAGAAGGCTACAACCCGGTGCGCTGGGAGCATGGCAACCACCGCAACGCCAACCAGAGCAACGCCAACAACAACGGCACCTACGGTTTCTGCAGCCCGGTCGGCTACGACCCGCAGACACCGCGCAATCCAACCGAGTCGGAGTTGGGCAACCCCAGTTCCAGCAATGGCTGGGGCACCTGGGGCATCGATGCCGAGAACTGCGGTGCCGGCCTGCCGCGCCCGGAGAACACGCCCGAGAATATCGCCGCCTACGAGACCGCGACCAACGCCTGGCACCCGCGCTATCCACGTTACGTCCGCACCGCGCACGAGATCGAGCGCCTGGGCGTGACCGGCTCACTGCAGTTCCGCGTCTCCGACGACACCCTGCTCACCTTCGACGGCATGTACTCGAAGCTGGACAAGAACCAGCGCGAGGATTCGCTGGGCGCCAATCTGCACCGGAGCGCCAACCTGGGCGGCAAGACCCAGATCATCGTGCGCGAGGCCGAGGTCGACGGCCAGAACCGGCTGGTCTACGGCCGGTTCGACAATGTCGACTTCCGTACCGAGTCGACCGAGATCGTCGAGAGCACCGAGTTCCAGCAGTACACCCTGGACCTGGACCATTGGCTCAGCGAGAACGTGCGCATCAATGCCCAGGTCGGCCATTCGCAGTCCAAATACGAGCGCCCGTCGTTCACCCTGGTCAGCTTCGACAATTCCAACCTCGATGGCTTCGAGATCGACCTGCGTGGCGGCGGCGTACCGGACATGGTGTTCCCGTTCGACCTCAACGACCCGGCGGCATGGTCGTGGTTGGGCTACGGCAACGCGCCGGTCAACGAGAACGGCACCGCTCGTGGCGGCAACATCAGCGAAGTGCGCCTGAATCCCCAGTACGTCGACAATACCTTCGACACATTCAAGTTCGACCTGCAGTGGACGCTTACCCCGACGTTCTCCCTCCGCTCCGGCCTGGCGTTCAAGGACTACGACATGACGTCGGAGGAATATCGCCACATCAGCTATGGCCGGTTGGCGCAGGCACTGCCGGGAGGCCTGAGTGTGGCCGACCTGAGCACGACCCTGTCCGGGTTCGGCAGCGGCCTGGGCGCCAACGTGCCATCGAGCTGGCTGGCACCCGACTTCAACAAGATCGCCGAACTGCTCGACATCCACTGCAACTGCGACAACGGGCTGCAGGGCGGCGACTACCGCCTGGCCGGCGTGGGCCATTTCGGCGCCTCGAACAACAATTTCGAGGTCAACGAGAAGACCACGGGCATATACCTCCAGCTCGACTTCAACACCGACCTGCTGGGCCGCGCATTGCGCGGCAACCTCGGCGTGCGCTATGTCGACACCGACATCACCGCATCGGGCTGGGCACCATGCACGGCATCCAACGCCGACGACCGCTCGCAGGACTGCGTGGCCTTCTTCGGCGTCGCCAACGCGACCTCCGCCCCGGGTGACCGCTATCTTGTGCGCAGCATCGTCAAGCACGGCTATGACGATGTACTGCCATCGTTGAACGTCGCCTGGGACGTTGCCGACAACGTGGTGCTGCGCTTCGGTGCGGCCAAGACAATGGCGCGCCCGACCCTGACCTATCTGTCACCCAGCGTGAGCGGTGGCCCAAGCGCCTACTTCGACGACGGCCGTACCTATTCGATCAACCTCGGCAACCCGAAGCTGGATCCGTTCCGCTCGACCAACTACGACCTGAGCGCGGAATGGTACTTCCAGGAGGGCGCCCTGCTGTCGGCGGCGGTGTTCTACAAGGACATCGAAAGCTACATCCAGCGCACCCGCCTGATCAGCACCTGGGAGGACATGGGCTATTCGCTGGACCTGCTGCCGGAAGGCTTCACGGCCGACACCCAGTTCAACGTGCAGAGTTACTACAACACCCCGGGCGGGCCGTTGAAGGGCTATGAGCTGACCTACCAGCAGCCGTTCACCTTTCTGCCGGGCTTCTGGAGCAAGTTCGGCGTGCAGGCGAACTACACCCATGTCGAGTCGAAGATCCAGTACATGTTCAGCAGTGCGGCGAACAGCAACACCACGATCGTCACCACGCTGACCGAGAACGATCTGGTCAACCTGTCGCCCAGCTCATGGAATGCGACCGTGTACTACGATGACGGCAAGTTCAGCGCGCGCGTGTCCGGCAGCTACCGCGACGGATACATCAGCGACGTACTCAGCCGCGAGAACGTCTGGGACCTGGATGGCAACCCGCTCACCACCGCCGACGTGACCGGCAAGTACAGCGTCAAGAACGTCGACTTCAACATGTCGTACAAGGTCAACGACAGCCTGTCGCTGACCTTCGAGGCGATCAACCTGCTCGACACCGAGGATCGCCGCTACGTCGATTCCGACCTGTCGATGCCCGACAAGTGGGCGCACACCGGCCGGCAGTACTACGTCGGTGCGCGCTACCGCTTCTGA